DNA sequence from the Pseudomonadota bacterium genome:
GATCGTTGAGATCCTCGTACCCGAGCGCCATCCCAACCACCCGCTGTTTGATGAGCGACTCCACCGAGTGCTCGATCAACTCCGGATCCCGGTGATCGATGAAACACCCCGCCAGGCGCTTCAGAATGTGCGTCCGCGACTCCACCTCCCGCAACAGCAAACTACCCCCATCGGCGCTGATCCTCCCCCCATCAAACCTCCCTACCACCCGCCGAGCTCCAAGACCGTGAAATTCCATCCGCCACCCGTTACACTGTGTTTCCATAAAGCCGTCCTCGTCATTGTGCATAACATGCTGATCGAACACATATTATGCCACGAGATACGGCCTTTTTCTT
Encoded proteins:
- a CDS encoding transposase, coding for METQCNGWRMEFHGLGARRVVGRFDGGRISADGGSLLLREVESRTHILKRLAGCFIDHRDPELIEHSVESLIKQRVVGMALGYEDLND